The Planococcus donghaensis genome contains a region encoding:
- a CDS encoding iron-containing alcohol dehydrogenase — protein MNAFSFYNPVKLIFGKGQLQAAKEELPKYGKKVLLVYGGGSIKKNGLYDEVTQMLSEAGLEVFELAGVEPNPRISTAKKGIEICKTEGIDVLLAVGGGSVIDCTKLIASGAKYDGDAWDLVSRKAQPEDALPFGTVLTLAATGSEMNAGSVITNEETQEKYGWGSPLSFPKFSILDPTYTLSVPENHTVYGIVDMMSHIFEQYFNDATSTPVQDRMCEGVLKAVIETAPKLMDDLQSYEHRETIMFAGTMALNKFLEMGYRGDWGSHNIEHAVSAVYDIPHAGGLAILFPQWMRHNVKVNPARFAQMSVRVFDVNPEGKSEEEVAYEGIDRLSAFWTSLGAPTRLDYYDIDDSKIDAMVDKAMVYGEFGNFAKLKGEDVKEILQASL, from the coding sequence TTGAACGCATTTTCATTTTACAACCCAGTAAAACTTATTTTTGGTAAAGGGCAATTACAAGCTGCTAAAGAAGAATTGCCGAAATACGGTAAAAAAGTATTACTTGTATACGGTGGAGGCAGCATTAAAAAGAATGGCCTCTACGATGAAGTGACTCAAATGTTATCTGAAGCTGGACTTGAAGTTTTTGAATTAGCTGGAGTAGAACCAAATCCGAGAATTTCAACTGCTAAAAAAGGCATTGAAATTTGTAAAACAGAAGGCATTGATGTGTTATTAGCAGTAGGTGGCGGTTCAGTTATTGACTGTACTAAGCTAATTGCTTCTGGCGCAAAGTACGATGGCGATGCATGGGACCTAGTTTCTCGTAAAGCACAGCCGGAAGATGCACTACCTTTTGGAACAGTGTTAACACTCGCTGCAACTGGTTCAGAAATGAATGCAGGATCAGTAATTACGAACGAAGAAACACAAGAGAAGTACGGTTGGGGAAGCCCGTTATCATTCCCGAAATTCTCTATATTAGATCCAACATACACATTGTCTGTACCGGAAAATCATACAGTATACGGAATTGTGGACATGATGTCTCATATTTTTGAACAGTACTTTAATGATGCAACAAGCACACCTGTTCAAGACCGCATGTGTGAAGGTGTCTTAAAAGCAGTAATCGAAACTGCTCCGAAATTGATGGATGATCTTCAAAGCTACGAGCACCGCGAAACAATTATGTTCGCTGGTACAATGGCATTGAACAAATTCCTTGAAATGGGTTACAGAGGAGACTGGGGTTCGCATAACATCGAACACGCCGTATCTGCAGTTTACGACATTCCACATGCTGGCGGATTGGCAATTTTATTCCCGCAATGGATGCGTCATAACGTGAAAGTAAATCCAGCTCGCTTTGCTCAAATGTCCGTTCGTGTCTTTGATGTAAATCCAGAGGGCAAATCAGAAGAAGAAGTGGCTTATGAAGGGATTGATCGCTTGTCAGCGTTCTGGACTTCTTTAGGAGCACCAACTCGCTTGGACTACTACGACATCGACGATTCCAAAATCGATGCGATGGTTGACAAAGCGATGGTTTACGGAGAATTTGGTAACTTTGCAAAACTAAAAGGTGAAGATGTAAAAGAAATTTTACAAGCGTCACTATAA